In Pseudoalteromonas sp. NC201, a single window of DNA contains:
- a CDS encoding DUF5666 domain-containing protein: MDKKWLLPSLLASSSLLVACGGGSGSDTDPQPGDNTGTKGSIKVIVQGLPAGADAGLTLTGPSSYSEDITSTTTLNALANGEYKLTATSRSVDQALYQPNENSVTVDLSGNEEETITITYRTSVSAQGTVTGFGSVYVNGVRYETTPDQQANLKVGMLINLQGKQGADGNFAVADSIIYDATAKGVVTAVDYAKQTITVLGQEFSVDKRTKLEVAFTEITTGDFVEISALHQGQGQYVATRIDVEEQNGEFEIEGKVAELDLDAKTFKLGMLTIDYSQATEVEGTLENNAIVEVEASSLPIDGVLLADSVEVDSNEPVSTGAVAKFEGIVTQVSDDTFAIGGHSFTLNDDTDFKKGDDDDLQIGMRVFVLAVATEEGLIAKKVRFDKHSEIELTGVVEDIDLEAQTLTVFGSTYFVDSYTQFEDDSDAEDIELKLEKLSVGDVVEIEAFGFEGAYVVRDLERISASDFDDQQEHEVEGKITAVNAGEQTITVGKLVFAINGATELELEDDVNLTTFFEQVAAGDIAEVDYVIQGDSLIATKVEVDDKDDDFDDRRFELEGKVVSFNPVDATFSVDGKTVFFDGNTEFKNGLFVIGDEVEVTAIQRADGSILALKIEIESDDGIELEVEGKITNFVSASEFMVNGVSIATDGNTEFKDGNSSNLGNGVTVEVEGVLTDDNVLLAKKVEFEEDDVDEVEIAGLIEDLVKNSAFDYEFNLGAQRVQITADTKLKNGNFEKLSNGLAVEVEGYTTDGVTVIAKELKFEAVKYVEVEGPITQVETDEAFYVLGQKVKVSEQTQLKGGSQSDIATGKNVEVEGYLVTENGETYIQAEKVEFEDYAYFELEGKVANLSGDQFTLFGMTVHVTNDTVFKDGQKSDLSNDVKVEVTAQMVEGTIIALEVDFED; this comes from the coding sequence ATGGATAAAAAATGGTTGTTACCATCGTTATTGGCATCGAGTAGCCTTTTGGTTGCTTGTGGGGGCGGAAGTGGAAGTGATACCGATCCGCAACCTGGTGATAACACAGGAACCAAAGGTTCAATAAAAGTCATTGTACAAGGCTTACCTGCTGGTGCAGATGCGGGCTTAACGCTCACAGGCCCTTCTAGCTATAGCGAAGACATTACAAGCACGACTACTCTAAATGCCTTAGCAAACGGGGAGTATAAATTAACGGCTACTTCTCGTTCTGTGGATCAAGCACTCTATCAGCCAAATGAAAACTCGGTTACTGTCGATTTGAGTGGTAATGAAGAAGAAACAATCACCATTACCTACCGTACATCAGTAAGTGCACAGGGAACGGTAACTGGGTTTGGCAGTGTATACGTAAACGGTGTGCGTTATGAGACGACGCCAGATCAACAAGCAAATCTTAAAGTGGGCATGCTGATAAATCTGCAAGGTAAGCAAGGCGCAGATGGCAATTTTGCAGTAGCTGACTCTATTATCTATGACGCAACTGCTAAAGGTGTGGTGACGGCAGTCGACTACGCCAAACAAACAATCACTGTTTTGGGTCAAGAATTTAGTGTTGATAAACGTACGAAATTAGAGGTAGCTTTCACAGAAATAACGACAGGTGATTTCGTAGAGATCAGTGCGTTGCATCAAGGGCAGGGTCAGTATGTTGCTACCCGCATTGATGTGGAAGAGCAAAATGGCGAATTTGAAATTGAAGGTAAGGTTGCTGAGCTAGATCTTGATGCGAAAACATTCAAATTAGGTATGTTGACTATAGACTATAGCCAAGCAACAGAAGTTGAAGGGACGCTTGAAAACAATGCAATAGTGGAGGTGGAAGCATCAAGTTTACCTATTGACGGTGTATTACTTGCAGACAGTGTAGAGGTTGATAGCAACGAGCCAGTATCAACAGGTGCGGTCGCCAAATTTGAAGGTATTGTAACTCAAGTCAGTGACGACACCTTCGCAATCGGCGGGCACAGCTTCACATTAAATGACGACACTGATTTCAAAAAAGGGGATGATGATGACCTGCAAATCGGTATGCGCGTATTTGTGCTTGCAGTTGCAACCGAAGAAGGTTTAATCGCAAAAAAAGTACGCTTTGATAAGCACTCTGAAATCGAATTAACTGGCGTAGTGGAAGATATTGACCTTGAAGCACAGACACTAACAGTATTTGGTAGCACCTATTTTGTGGATAGCTATACCCAGTTTGAAGATGACTCGGATGCAGAAGACATCGAACTTAAACTTGAGAAGCTTAGTGTAGGTGATGTCGTAGAAATTGAGGCATTTGGTTTTGAAGGTGCCTACGTTGTGAGAGATTTAGAGCGTATCTCTGCAAGCGATTTTGACGACCAGCAAGAACATGAGGTTGAGGGAAAAATCACGGCTGTTAATGCTGGCGAGCAAACAATCACAGTAGGCAAACTTGTCTTTGCCATCAATGGTGCGACAGAGCTGGAACTTGAAGATGATGTAAACCTCACGACATTTTTTGAACAAGTGGCAGCAGGTGATATCGCGGAAGTTGATTATGTGATCCAAGGAGACTCATTGATCGCAACTAAAGTTGAAGTTGATGACAAAGACGATGACTTCGATGACCGTAGATTTGAGCTAGAAGGTAAAGTGGTTAGTTTTAATCCGGTCGACGCAACTTTTAGTGTTGATGGTAAGACAGTATTTTTTGATGGAAATACTGAGTTTAAAAACGGCTTATTTGTGATTGGCGATGAAGTTGAAGTTACCGCTATTCAGCGTGCTGATGGTTCAATCTTGGCACTCAAAATTGAAATCGAGTCTGATGATGGTATTGAACTTGAAGTCGAAGGCAAAATCACAAACTTTGTCTCAGCGTCTGAGTTCATGGTGAATGGTGTCTCTATTGCAACTGATGGCAACACGGAATTTAAAGATGGCAATAGCAGTAACCTTGGAAACGGTGTAACGGTTGAAGTAGAAGGCGTGTTAACTGACGACAATGTATTGTTGGCTAAAAAGGTCGAGTTTGAGGAAGATGACGTTGACGAAGTCGAAATTGCAGGCTTAATTGAGGACCTAGTCAAAAACTCTGCGTTTGATTACGAGTTCAACCTTGGTGCGCAGCGCGTTCAAATTACGGCAGATACAAAGCTTAAGAATGGTAATTTTGAAAAGCTTTCAAATGGCTTGGCAGTTGAGGTTGAAGGTTACACAACCGACGGTGTCACTGTTATTGCTAAAGAGCTCAAATTTGAAGCCGTAAAATATGTGGAGGTTGAAGGTCCAATCACACAAGTTGAGACAGATGAGGCGTTTTACGTCCTTGGCCAAAAAGTCAAAGTATCTGAGCAAACTCAGTTGAAAGGTGGCAGTCAATCTGATATTGCAACAGGCAAAAACGTTGAAGTTGAAGGCTATTTAGTAACTGAAAATGGTGAAACTTATATTCAAGCTGAAAAGGTAGAGTTCGAAGACTACGCCTATTTTGAGCTCGAAGGTAAAGTTGCAAACTTGTCTGGCGACCAATTTACATTATTTGGAATGACGGTTCATGTAACCAATGACACCGTATTCAAAGATGGCCAAAAAAGTGACCTTAGTAATGATGTTAAGGTTGAAGTTACCGCTCAAATGGTCGAAGGCACGATCATCGCGCTAGAAGTCGATTTTGAAGATTAA
- a CDS encoding toxin VasX → MSDFTVPDLTNLETAHRELVFEGLANDQEKVSLMVADTNPDLGTSGYYKIPLGTSSANDTAQDAEVELVHIYPLRMGIDGEDQLREGFIYIYVDGHLWRELEVLPRENGEGVAFKDVNLAFQKGHRVIRVAEYSYKKDNYGKECSVDNTELALEMVDKGERKATTEELSTIIVPNKLYGQQCSVEIAYSETQWSWKQIEAFGGMAETDPRLNYGPSVKPGLNGDQATNRRANRMQKLDKLASFKQGYDNSTLPDHLVLPVPDMSGVYVPVLADSIGLARDTSARVAIYRKELLSLPVTSIQQDPEFKAESKTERFEPSPNQLAKHSLATAIQSTFFHYPKGIEKKKALGVEVDEDAEDLAQQYREYIEDSFSTTEFREYLHTDRAFELGLQINQSKAKLFEIISDEQKNNSFYYSIEDYAYYDDIRRCLLYAVCSDVLGPIKDLTITLISHFAVSDDDFKKLDELDANDVGQECWLKVMGMHPTERLRLIELLYPKKIKDEMTAYECRLKGSNDEFDTRFDLTLMQDNLQPMHDQDSSFTDAVIQVLRRASQAMWGFLVIGLEVPTGLNAAQGQDIKSVYGDRKAKAETLALDTNALKDEKVALERSIKAKQAEISAYIKARNQILNAAVAGGMNPDSVVAQLDLQIKRQEQALRDIKKTASNVQYQLTNAKRELSALSSSIEYAKSARFENSVRGDLFGRFKQLVDVSTNGLIKEINLSIADYLDGNLPDGFLPLDFQSKAERASKRLNELEKAAEAFADSHQKNPVAHPYVKTELGGGQIVQQQLGHILSLDGTLGEIEKTLERQKIKAEFAQKRLQQKVLVLDASRIEKLDFEVGGIRKEVKGHTKKINENIWELDSLKKEADSLGRLSKFSLKPRTYNIALNGALSFVAALEAVNLFDTMKNASASGLTKASAILDFADIMINIGANVVEKKAGLPTPKQVNAILKNSASHVSGMVVLRGVLVFTANAISLLAAAVSAYVAFKDAMLEKESGDTALYYANMTMMVGFLSLTASASLVAATHLISALSVGAVATFGAIASALGLLGLLIILIGAGLLLIFHESEIEAWLNACPWSKKRQQKYKDDSNKSSAVRASTWQQKMENALTDFYSMLYSPTINIQRFLSVFKVQVSAPLTNELEGFSARFYWSKEGDDKIQEINHHQLAKLSSGWKLYPNRTGYYFEFTEGKLCELLNLEVGSSIELIIEVESYPNGKGKKVVESATELYSLPTVVTKKDDGYLIVKGVRYIKELSRLNQKFRFPERPPIR, encoded by the coding sequence ATGAGTGATTTTACAGTACCAGACTTAACGAATCTTGAAACCGCTCACAGAGAGCTGGTTTTTGAAGGGCTAGCAAACGACCAAGAGAAAGTGTCTTTGATGGTTGCTGATACTAACCCAGATCTTGGCACCTCGGGATACTACAAAATACCACTTGGTACTTCTTCGGCGAATGACACTGCACAAGATGCAGAAGTGGAGTTGGTCCATATTTATCCGTTGAGAATGGGGATAGACGGAGAAGATCAGCTAAGAGAAGGATTTATCTATATTTACGTTGACGGACACTTATGGCGAGAGCTGGAAGTACTTCCAAGGGAAAATGGTGAAGGTGTCGCGTTTAAAGATGTCAATTTAGCCTTTCAAAAGGGTCATAGAGTTATTCGTGTTGCTGAATATTCTTATAAAAAAGATAACTATGGCAAAGAGTGTAGTGTAGACAATACAGAATTAGCACTTGAGATGGTTGACAAAGGTGAGCGAAAAGCCACTACAGAAGAGCTCAGTACCATCATCGTCCCAAACAAGTTGTATGGTCAACAGTGTAGTGTTGAAATTGCTTATTCAGAAACTCAATGGAGCTGGAAGCAAATTGAAGCATTTGGCGGTATGGCTGAAACGGATCCGCGTTTAAATTATGGACCAAGTGTAAAGCCCGGTCTTAACGGAGACCAAGCGACCAACAGACGTGCCAACAGAATGCAAAAACTCGATAAACTGGCAAGTTTTAAGCAGGGTTACGATAATTCGACATTACCCGATCACCTAGTTTTACCTGTTCCAGATATGTCAGGTGTGTATGTACCGGTACTAGCCGACAGTATAGGGTTAGCCCGTGACACCAGCGCCAGGGTTGCGATATATCGCAAGGAGTTGTTAAGCCTTCCCGTAACGTCAATACAACAAGATCCTGAATTTAAAGCAGAGTCTAAGACTGAACGTTTCGAACCTAGTCCAAACCAATTGGCAAAGCATTCGTTAGCAACTGCAATTCAGAGCACTTTCTTTCACTATCCAAAAGGAATAGAAAAGAAGAAGGCGCTCGGAGTGGAAGTTGATGAAGACGCTGAGGATCTTGCACAGCAGTATCGGGAGTATATAGAAGATAGCTTCAGCACCACTGAATTTAGAGAATATCTTCACACTGACCGCGCCTTTGAACTCGGTCTGCAAATTAATCAATCAAAAGCGAAGCTCTTTGAGATTATTAGTGACGAGCAAAAAAACAATTCTTTTTATTACTCTATTGAAGACTATGCCTACTACGATGATATACGCCGGTGCTTGCTATACGCAGTATGCTCCGATGTACTCGGCCCAATAAAGGACTTAACCATTACCCTGATCAGTCATTTTGCGGTGTCAGACGATGATTTCAAAAAGTTAGATGAATTGGATGCGAATGACGTAGGGCAAGAGTGTTGGCTAAAAGTGATGGGGATGCATCCGACTGAAAGGCTAAGATTAATTGAGCTGCTCTATCCTAAAAAGATAAAGGATGAGATGACTGCGTATGAGTGCCGTCTTAAAGGTTCAAACGACGAATTTGACACGCGCTTTGATCTTACGCTTATGCAAGATAACTTGCAGCCCATGCATGACCAAGACTCATCATTTACAGATGCGGTAATACAAGTACTCCGAAGAGCTTCACAGGCGATGTGGGGATTCTTGGTGATTGGTCTTGAGGTGCCAACCGGATTAAATGCAGCGCAAGGGCAGGATATTAAATCGGTATACGGAGACCGTAAAGCCAAAGCAGAAACGTTAGCGCTTGATACAAATGCACTAAAAGATGAAAAGGTGGCACTAGAGCGCTCTATTAAAGCTAAACAAGCAGAAATTAGTGCTTATATTAAAGCGCGTAACCAAATTTTAAATGCGGCTGTTGCAGGAGGCATGAATCCAGACTCAGTAGTGGCACAGCTAGACTTACAAATAAAACGCCAAGAGCAAGCATTACGTGATATCAAAAAAACTGCCTCCAATGTGCAATATCAACTAACGAATGCAAAGAGAGAGCTTAGTGCATTGTCAAGCTCGATAGAGTATGCAAAATCAGCTAGATTTGAAAACAGTGTCAGAGGGGATCTCTTTGGTCGATTTAAGCAATTGGTAGATGTTTCGACAAATGGTTTGATAAAAGAGATCAACCTGTCTATTGCAGACTATTTAGATGGCAATTTACCTGATGGATTTTTACCACTGGACTTTCAGTCAAAAGCTGAACGAGCATCTAAGCGCCTGAATGAGCTGGAGAAAGCGGCAGAGGCGTTTGCTGATAGTCATCAGAAGAATCCTGTAGCACATCCTTATGTCAAAACCGAGTTGGGTGGAGGACAGATTGTTCAGCAACAGTTAGGTCATATTTTGTCTCTGGATGGTACCTTGGGTGAAATTGAAAAAACACTGGAGCGACAAAAAATAAAAGCCGAATTTGCACAAAAACGCTTACAGCAAAAAGTATTGGTGTTGGATGCGAGTAGGATTGAAAAGCTCGATTTCGAAGTCGGAGGTATAAGAAAAGAGGTTAAAGGCCATACAAAAAAGATAAATGAAAATATCTGGGAGCTGGATAGTCTGAAAAAAGAAGCGGATTCCTTGGGGAGGCTCTCAAAATTTAGCTTAAAACCTCGCACTTACAATATAGCATTAAACGGGGCACTGTCTTTTGTTGCCGCATTAGAGGCAGTTAATTTATTCGATACAATGAAAAATGCCAGTGCAAGTGGGCTTACAAAAGCGTCAGCAATTCTTGATTTTGCCGACATTATGATCAATATCGGTGCAAATGTGGTAGAAAAAAAGGCTGGATTACCAACTCCTAAGCAAGTCAACGCCATATTGAAAAACTCAGCATCGCATGTTTCAGGCATGGTCGTATTAAGAGGGGTTTTGGTTTTTACAGCAAACGCGATTTCCCTACTTGCCGCTGCCGTTAGCGCCTATGTTGCGTTTAAGGATGCGATGTTAGAAAAGGAAAGCGGAGATACCGCATTATATTATGCCAATATGACGATGATGGTGGGTTTTTTGTCACTAACCGCTTCAGCAAGTTTAGTCGCTGCAACACATTTAATTTCCGCCTTAAGTGTTGGCGCAGTCGCAACATTTGGCGCTATTGCAAGTGCGCTAGGGTTATTGGGTTTGTTGATTATCTTAATTGGCGCTGGTTTACTGCTTATTTTTCATGAATCTGAAATAGAGGCTTGGCTAAATGCCTGTCCTTGGAGTAAAAAGCGTCAACAAAAATATAAAGACGATAGCAATAAGTCTTCTGCTGTACGGGCGTCAACATGGCAGCAAAAAATGGAAAATGCGTTAACCGATTTTTACAGCATGTTGTACTCGCCCACTATAAATATTCAAAGATTTTTAAGTGTGTTTAAAGTGCAGGTAAGCGCCCCCCTTACCAATGAGTTAGAAGGCTTTTCTGCTCGTTTTTATTGGTCAAAAGAAGGTGATGACAAAATACAGGAGATAAATCATCATCAGTTGGCCAAGCTTAGCAGTGGTTGGAAGCTATATCCTAATCGAACCGGTTATTACTTTGAGTTCACTGAAGGAAAACTCTGTGAACTATTAAACCTAGAAGTTGGTAGCTCTATTGAGTTAATCATAGAAGTAGAAAGCTACCCCAATGGTAAAGGTAAAAAAGTGGTCGAAAGTGCAACTGAATTGTACTCTTTACCAACGGTGGTGACCAAAAAAGACGATGGTTATTTGATTGTTAAAGGGGTTAGATACATAAAAGAACTATCCAGATTAAATCAAAAGTTCAGATTTCCTGAAAGGCCGCCAATTAGATAG
- a CDS encoding bifunctional 2',3'-cyclic-nucleotide 2'-phosphodiesterase/3'-nucleotidase has protein sequence MKTKLLPIALLCGATSIITGCSDSDNNVDINVPKGPDIPKEGTAVSLRLLETTDLHANVLNYNYFSDKQDDKVGLVKTAALIHQARSQVKNSMLVDNGDLIQGSPLGDYMAKIKNLKEGEVHPVYKAMNTLEYDVANIGNHEFNFGLAFLDEAIDDANFPYISANVFKVDGDEDETNDVPLFKPYLIQEKQFFDENDKLQVIKVGFIGFVPPQIMQWDKANLEGKVIAKDIVKMAKHYVPKMKAEGADIVVAIPHSGLDVSADKPMAENASYALSKVDDIDAIMFGHAHANFPGSGYADLAAHGVDNDKGTINGVAAVMPGFWGNHLGVIDLDIQFKSGKWTVVDSQSTLKPIYETDENRNTISLVESDAAIEAVVHSEHAETRAWVNEPFAKITNTVNSYFALVNDDPSIQIVTDAQAWYTAKIVQGTELDGLPILSAGAPFRAGRGGPDDFTAIPAGDIAYRNVADMYIYPNVLKVLKLKGSEVREWLEMSAGQFNQITPNTEGVQALINPDFPSYNYDVLDGVTYQIDVTEPARYAANGEKVSNGNRIKALKYQGELVKDDQVFLVATNNYRASGGGNFPNIKGDKIVVDSPNENRQVVADYITFVSDQNGAAGLDPSADMNWSFAPVVGANIEFFSSTSADAETYSQQFNHILPTGKTDERGFALYQLDLTQPLN, from the coding sequence ATGAAAACAAAACTACTTCCAATCGCACTATTGTGCGGTGCCACAAGCATTATTACTGGTTGCTCAGATTCAGATAACAATGTTGATATAAACGTGCCGAAAGGACCTGATATTCCAAAAGAGGGCACTGCGGTGTCTTTGCGTTTACTAGAAACCACAGATTTGCATGCAAATGTATTGAACTACAACTACTTTTCAGACAAGCAAGACGACAAAGTGGGTCTAGTGAAAACCGCGGCGTTAATCCATCAAGCGAGAAGCCAAGTTAAAAATTCCATGCTAGTAGATAACGGTGACTTGATCCAAGGTAGTCCGCTTGGCGACTATATGGCGAAAATCAAAAACCTCAAAGAGGGAGAAGTTCACCCGGTTTATAAGGCCATGAACACACTAGAGTACGATGTCGCAAATATTGGTAATCATGAGTTTAACTTTGGCTTGGCGTTTTTAGACGAAGCAATCGACGATGCGAATTTTCCCTACATCAGTGCAAACGTATTTAAGGTTGATGGCGACGAAGATGAAACAAATGATGTGCCGTTATTTAAGCCTTACCTAATTCAAGAAAAGCAATTCTTTGACGAGAATGACAAACTTCAGGTGATTAAAGTTGGCTTTATCGGGTTTGTTCCACCACAAATCATGCAATGGGATAAGGCCAATCTTGAAGGCAAAGTGATAGCCAAAGACATCGTAAAAATGGCAAAACACTACGTGCCTAAAATGAAAGCTGAAGGCGCGGATATTGTCGTTGCTATTCCGCACTCAGGTCTTGATGTATCTGCCGATAAGCCAATGGCTGAAAACGCATCTTATGCCTTATCTAAGGTGGATGATATAGACGCCATTATGTTTGGTCATGCGCATGCAAACTTCCCAGGTTCGGGCTATGCAGACTTAGCGGCACATGGTGTTGATAACGATAAAGGCACAATCAATGGCGTTGCGGCTGTAATGCCTGGTTTTTGGGGAAATCACCTTGGTGTAATTGACTTAGATATCCAGTTTAAGTCAGGTAAATGGACGGTGGTTGACTCACAGTCAACGCTTAAACCAATCTATGAAACGGATGAAAATCGAAACACGATATCATTGGTTGAAAGCGATGCAGCAATTGAAGCGGTAGTGCATAGTGAGCATGCTGAAACGCGCGCATGGGTGAATGAGCCTTTTGCTAAAATCACCAACACTGTGAACAGCTATTTTGCGTTAGTGAATGACGACCCCTCAATCCAAATCGTGACTGACGCACAAGCATGGTATACAGCAAAAATAGTGCAAGGTACTGAGCTTGATGGATTACCTATTCTGTCTGCGGGTGCACCCTTTAGAGCTGGGCGTGGCGGGCCAGATGACTTTACCGCAATTCCTGCAGGTGATATCGCCTATCGTAACGTTGCAGATATGTACATTTATCCTAACGTACTTAAGGTGTTGAAGCTCAAGGGCAGCGAAGTGCGCGAATGGCTTGAAATGTCTGCAGGCCAGTTCAATCAAATCACACCGAATACTGAAGGCGTTCAAGCGCTGATCAATCCAGACTTTCCTTCATATAACTATGATGTGCTAGATGGTGTGACGTATCAAATTGATGTCACTGAGCCTGCACGCTACGCGGCAAACGGTGAAAAGGTGTCAAACGGTAACCGCATTAAGGCATTGAAGTATCAAGGTGAGTTGGTGAAGGACGACCAAGTATTCTTGGTTGCAACGAATAACTATCGTGCATCTGGTGGCGGTAATTTCCCAAATATTAAGGGAGATAAAATCGTTGTCGACTCGCCAAATGAGAACCGTCAGGTCGTTGCTGACTATATTACTTTTGTTAGCGACCAAAATGGTGCCGCAGGACTTGATCCATCGGCAGATATGAACTGGTCATTTGCACCTGTAGTTGGCGCTAATATTGAGTTCTTTAGTTCAACTAGTGCGGATGCTGAAACCTACAGTCAGCAATTTAATCATATTCTACCTACTGGCAAAACCGACGAACGAGGTTTTGCACTTTATCAGCTGGATTTAACACAACCGCTGAACTAA
- a CDS encoding DUF6359 domain-containing protein, protein MKQVNFKLSSVVLAAAISTSVFAAQPYDWNNHIPVKTPTTNSNGKTVLFDVSHGGVEGNADWVIDGAFSDFADALVNEGYTVKEYRGVDLNNDGKIRFFDDRTSQSNQNEAVISYDAIKDADVFVLAETNRPFTQSEQAALLQFVADGKGIFFIADHYDADRNLNTWDATEVFNGYNRSDLAKYNLGGEYGDWRNPKSADMGWLAENFGIRFRFNAADYKQGVSGIESASKTEGITLGVTPVLMAAGATLAIVDEQKAKGLVYFSPSDTPAKWRHAKDDGLYFGGRNEGPYVAISKAGLGKAAFIGDSSPIEDATPKYKRQDNGNSKKTYPGWTDRGNAAVLSVNIINWLATPESYQYFDGTNGHASGEVTPVPMALQEMSDPNNGQPWGTPASGFDAWNTDSYKNNSFNAPYGSGQTNPDPNPDPEPTPDGTISVAQALAASAGSKFAVLGKVTAEVNGIYGLLLTDTANVSLSINVKLESAQRSDFNPQLNPEILGQSIIVTGTRDSYMGEAGIRYVSDIQIAPVALSVEQALATAEGNEIELVGRVKSALNDIYALVLEDSQNPTHTINVKLESHQRAAFSPQLNPSILDSTLVIKGVRSSYMSAPGIREVSEIQTVGTTTESSSDLSVADVLALNNGSAVVVSGKITAAVNDIYALELSDATVVGNKLYIKLEAAQRDAFSPKLNPSLIGKSLRVEGIKNDYMSHPGVRNVTSLVLLN, encoded by the coding sequence ATGAAACAAGTAAACTTCAAGCTTAGCAGCGTAGTTTTGGCTGCGGCTATATCCACATCTGTGTTTGCAGCACAGCCGTATGACTGGAATAACCATATTCCAGTTAAAACACCAACCACAAACAGCAATGGTAAGACAGTATTATTTGATGTGTCACACGGTGGCGTGGAGGGAAATGCCGATTGGGTTATTGACGGTGCGTTTTCAGACTTTGCGGATGCATTGGTTAATGAAGGATATACCGTAAAAGAATATCGCGGTGTTGATTTAAACAATGACGGCAAGATTAGATTCTTTGACGACCGTACCTCTCAAAGCAATCAAAATGAAGCGGTTATCAGCTACGATGCGATTAAAGATGCAGATGTCTTTGTATTGGCAGAAACTAACCGTCCTTTCACTCAATCAGAGCAAGCAGCGTTATTGCAGTTTGTAGCGGATGGAAAAGGGATATTTTTTATCGCAGATCATTATGACGCGGATCGTAATCTAAATACGTGGGATGCCACTGAAGTCTTTAACGGCTACAACCGCTCAGATCTGGCCAAGTATAATCTAGGTGGTGAGTACGGTGACTGGCGTAATCCAAAATCAGCAGACATGGGATGGCTTGCAGAAAATTTTGGGATCCGCTTTCGCTTTAATGCCGCTGACTACAAGCAAGGCGTAAGTGGTATTGAGTCTGCGAGCAAAACAGAAGGGATCACACTCGGAGTTACTCCTGTATTGATGGCCGCAGGCGCGACGCTTGCGATTGTAGATGAACAAAAAGCGAAGGGCTTGGTTTATTTTTCACCTTCAGATACACCAGCTAAGTGGCGTCATGCTAAAGATGATGGGCTTTACTTTGGTGGTAGAAATGAAGGCCCGTATGTTGCTATCTCAAAAGCCGGATTAGGTAAAGCTGCGTTTATTGGTGATTCTTCTCCAATTGAAGATGCTACACCTAAATACAAGCGTCAGGATAATGGCAATAGTAAAAAGACGTACCCCGGCTGGACGGACAGAGGTAATGCAGCTGTACTTTCGGTCAACATCATCAATTGGCTAGCAACGCCCGAGTCGTATCAGTACTTTGATGGTACTAACGGTCATGCAAGCGGCGAAGTAACACCTGTGCCAATGGCGCTGCAAGAAATGTCTGATCCAAACAATGGTCAGCCATGGGGGACGCCTGCATCGGGTTTTGATGCGTGGAATACAGATAGCTATAAAAATAACTCTTTCAATGCGCCTTATGGTTCAGGGCAAACCAATCCAGATCCTAATCCCGATCCAGAGCCAACTCCTGATGGCACGATTTCTGTAGCACAGGCACTTGCTGCTTCAGCTGGGTCTAAATTTGCAGTGTTAGGTAAAGTGACAGCCGAAGTAAACGGTATCTATGGCCTATTACTCACAGATACTGCCAACGTATCGCTAAGTATCAACGTAAAGCTTGAATCTGCTCAGCGCAGTGACTTTAACCCTCAACTCAATCCTGAGATCCTTGGTCAATCAATCATAGTGACTGGTACCCGAGACAGCTATATGGGTGAGGCTGGTATTCGTTATGTAAGCGATATTCAGATTGCACCAGTGGCATTGTCGGTTGAGCAGGCGCTTGCAACCGCCGAGGGCAATGAAATTGAGCTTGTTGGGCGTGTTAAATCTGCACTTAATGATATCTATGCTTTAGTACTTGAGGACAGCCAAAATCCAACTCATACGATAAATGTTAAACTTGAAAGTCACCAGCGTGCTGCATTTAGTCCGCAGCTTAATCCATCCATTCTTGATTCTACTTTAGTTATCAAAGGTGTTCGCTCATCGTACATGAGTGCACCGGGGATACGAGAAGTCAGTGAAATACAAACCGTTGGTACAACGACAGAGTCATCTAGTGATTTGAGTGTTGCTGACGTATTAGCGCTAAATAATGGCTCAGCAGTGGTAGTCAGTGGCAAAATCACAGCTGCTGTAAACGATATCTATGCGCTTGAATTAAGCGACGCAACTGTCGTTGGCAACAAGCTATATATTAAGT